In one window of Tumebacillus algifaecis DNA:
- the sigG gene encoding RNA polymerase sporulation sigma factor SigG produces MKRNKVEICGVNTAQLPVLTNAAMRELFVSLQSGNLSAREELVNGNLRLVLSVIQRFNNRGEYVDDLFQVGCIGLMKAIDNFDLSQNVKFSTYAVPMIVGEIRRYLRDNNPIRVSRSLRDIAYKALQVRDSLTNQNLREPSIVEISKAMDVPKEDVVFALDAIQDPVSLFEPIYHDGGDPIYVMDQLSDEKNQDTLWVEEISIREALQKLNDREKRILSMRFFEGKTQMEVAEEIGISQAQVSRLEKAAINHMHKFIRT; encoded by the coding sequence ATGAAACGAAACAAAGTTGAAATTTGCGGTGTGAACACAGCCCAACTTCCCGTTCTAACCAATGCAGCGATGCGAGAATTGTTCGTCAGTCTACAGTCCGGTAACCTCTCTGCCCGGGAAGAACTGGTCAATGGCAATCTGCGATTGGTGTTGTCGGTGATCCAGCGTTTTAACAATCGCGGCGAATATGTGGACGACCTGTTTCAGGTTGGCTGTATCGGACTGATGAAGGCGATTGACAACTTTGATCTCTCTCAAAATGTCAAGTTCTCAACCTACGCGGTTCCGATGATCGTTGGTGAAATCAGACGATATCTGCGTGACAACAATCCGATCCGCGTCAGCCGAAGCCTACGCGATATTGCCTATAAGGCACTGCAAGTCCGCGATAGCCTGACCAACCAGAATTTGCGCGAACCTTCGATTGTGGAAATTTCAAAAGCGATGGACGTGCCCAAAGAAGATGTCGTGTTTGCACTGGATGCCATCCAAGATCCTGTGTCGCTGTTTGAGCCGATCTACCATGATGGCGGCGATCCAATCTACGTGATGGACCAACTGTCGGACGAAAAAAACCAAGACACGCTATGGGTCGAAGAAATCTCCATTCGCGAAGCTTTGCAAAAACTGAATGACCGGGAAAAGCGCATTTTATCGATGCGGTTTTTTGAAGGTAAAACGCAGATGGAAGTCGCCGAGGAGATCGGCATTTCGCAAGCGCAAGTGTCTCGTTTAGAAAAAGCGGCCATCAATCATATGCACAAGTTCATACGAACCTAA
- the spoIIGA gene encoding sigma-E processing peptidase SpoIIGA, translated as MPVVYLDVIWLINFGLDGFILLVTAFLARRQLKWLRTIGASAIGASYALFLFFPAMSAFLTFFSKLLFSILMVWIAFRPKGLFNFGKMLGLFYLASFLTGGAAYAANHFFGSVSMQNGLVLVHGGTVWLQQTKLWLVMLSVPLTWFLGKGAWKRLIRSKQREMNFWEVEVRIDEESVLFTGLLDTGNALTDPLSRTPVMVADWELFASMLPTALTEELTKGSDIAMSVGEIVMDDAWQAKFRLVPYRGVGGTMGMLLAFKPDLVILRSKEGEHSCTRVLIGLNPKALAADGSYRAILHPSMVTGDGEPNAEWKAGRVAS; from the coding sequence TTGCCCGTCGTCTATCTTGATGTGATTTGGTTGATCAATTTTGGCTTGGACGGGTTCATCTTGTTGGTGACGGCGTTTTTGGCGCGCCGTCAGCTCAAGTGGTTGCGGACGATCGGCGCGTCTGCAATCGGGGCCTCCTATGCTCTTTTTTTGTTCTTTCCCGCGATGTCTGCCTTCTTAACGTTTTTTAGCAAACTGCTATTTTCCATTTTGATGGTATGGATCGCATTTCGACCAAAGGGGTTGTTCAACTTTGGCAAAATGCTTGGCCTGTTTTATTTAGCTTCCTTTTTGACAGGCGGAGCGGCGTACGCAGCCAATCACTTTTTTGGCAGCGTTTCAATGCAAAACGGGCTGGTGCTGGTGCATGGGGGGACCGTATGGTTGCAACAAACGAAATTATGGCTGGTAATGCTCTCGGTGCCGCTGACGTGGTTTCTTGGTAAAGGCGCTTGGAAGCGCCTGATCAGGAGCAAACAGCGCGAGATGAATTTTTGGGAAGTGGAAGTACGGATCGATGAAGAGTCGGTGCTTTTTACCGGGTTGCTTGACACAGGGAATGCGCTGACCGATCCATTGTCGCGCACACCGGTGATGGTGGCCGACTGGGAGCTTTTTGCCTCCATGCTGCCCACCGCACTGACTGAAGAGTTGACAAAGGGTTCGGACATCGCGATGTCTGTTGGAGAGATTGTGATGGATGATGCTTGGCAGGCAAAATTCCGATTGGTGCCTTACCGCGGTGTTGGCGGTACGATGGGGATGCTTTTGGCCTTCAAGCCGGATCTGGTGATCCTCAGAAGCAAGGAAGGGGAGCATTCCTGTACCCGCGTTTTGATCGGGCTAAACCCGAAAGCGCTGGCGGCAGACGGTTCTTACCGCGCCATCCTACATCCTTCGATGGTGACGGGAGATGGGGAGCCGAATGCGGAATGGAAAGCTGGCCGTGTTGCGAGTTAA
- the sigE gene encoding RNA polymerase sporulation sigma factor SigE, whose translation MPMKLRLQGRIWFLNLLFKMGGTPEEIYYVGGSEALPPPLTREEEEYLLGKLPTKDEGVRAVLIERNLRLVVYIARKFENTGINIEDLVSIGTIGLIKAVNTFDPEKKIKLATYASRCIENEILMFLRRNNKIRSEVSFDEPLNVDWDGNELLLSDVLGTENDTIYRNIEEQVDRKLLYKALEKLTDRERKIMEMRFGLTDGKEMTQKDVADLLGISQSYISRLEKRIIKRLRKEFNKML comes from the coding sequence GTGCCAATGAAGTTGCGACTGCAAGGCCGCATCTGGTTCTTGAACCTCCTGTTTAAAATGGGCGGAACACCCGAAGAGATCTATTATGTAGGGGGCAGTGAAGCGTTGCCGCCGCCACTTACGCGCGAAGAGGAGGAATACCTGCTTGGCAAACTGCCGACAAAAGACGAAGGGGTGCGCGCCGTGCTGATCGAGCGCAACTTGCGTCTTGTCGTCTATATCGCGCGCAAGTTTGAAAACACCGGCATCAACATCGAGGACCTCGTCTCAATCGGTACGATCGGCCTGATCAAAGCGGTCAACACGTTTGACCCGGAGAAAAAAATCAAGCTGGCCACCTACGCTTCACGCTGTATCGAAAATGAAATCTTGATGTTCCTGCGCAGGAACAATAAAATTCGATCGGAAGTGTCGTTTGACGAACCGCTAAATGTGGATTGGGATGGCAATGAACTGCTCTTGTCCGATGTATTGGGCACGGAGAATGACACGATCTACCGCAATATCGAAGAGCAGGTCGATCGCAAACTCCTCTATAAAGCGCTTGAAAAGCTGACCGATCGTGAGCGCAAGATCATGGAAATGCGATTCGGACTGACCGACGGTAAAGAGATGACGCAAAAGGATGTGGCCGATCTGCTCGGCATTTCCCAGTCCTATATTTCACGATTGGAAAAGCGGATCATCAAGCGCTTGCGCAAAGAGTTCAACAAAATGCTGTAG
- a CDS encoding helix-turn-helix domain-containing protein, with protein MYLEKGMGYKSVASELQIPDHSMVRKWVKNYKTLGAEGLEERRGKTRTPFTGRPRTKKLTLEQEVQKLRAENDFLKKLLLLQRR; from the coding sequence ATGTATTTGGAAAAAGGAATGGGTTATAAATCGGTCGCAAGTGAGCTGCAGATCCCCGACCACAGCATGGTAAGGAAGTGGGTCAAAAACTACAAAACGCTTGGGGCGGAGGGCTTAGAGGAACGCAGAGGAAAGACGAGAACACCGTTCACTGGTCGTCCGAGAACGAAAAAGCTTACGCTCGAACAAGAAGTGCAAAAGTTGAGAGCGGAGAACGACTTTTTAAAAAAGCTGTTGCTTTTGCAAAGGAGGTGA
- a CDS encoding YlmC/YmxH family sporulation protein yields the protein MIKISELQAKDVVSLTDGKRLGQVCDLEIDMENGMIRAIIVPGGGRFLGMFGNTQDIVVPWSAIIKIGADVILVDLRSDPNYLPPNSGSSSGGY from the coding sequence ATGATCAAGATTTCCGAACTGCAAGCCAAAGACGTGGTCAGTCTCACGGATGGGAAGCGACTCGGCCAAGTGTGCGATCTCGAAATCGACATGGAAAACGGGATGATTCGGGCGATCATCGTGCCTGGCGGTGGGCGTTTCTTGGGGATGTTTGGGAATACACAAGACATCGTGGTTCCTTGGAGCGCAATTATCAAGATCGGTGCAGATGTGATCTTGGTTGACCTTCGTTCCGATCCCAACTATTTGCCGCCGAATTCAGGTTCGAGTTCAGGCGGGTATTAG